One region of Sulfuriroseicoccus oceanibius genomic DNA includes:
- a CDS encoding TlpA family protein disulfide reductase produces METYAKTIATNDKVEMVHLSADRNAKAATTWAAKEKFPWPTVLPEKVKATGLEKYAAGYVPDYILVDKEGKELARKSGAVFAKLKELTE; encoded by the coding sequence GTGGAGACTTACGCGAAGACCATCGCCACGAACGACAAAGTCGAAATGGTGCACCTCAGCGCCGACCGCAACGCAAAAGCCGCGACTACCTGGGCGGCCAAGGAAAAGTTCCCATGGCCAACCGTCCTTCCTGAAAAGGTGAAAGCCACCGGGTTGGAAAAGTACGCCGCAGGCTACGTTCCCGACTACATCCTCGTCGATAAAGAAGGCAAGGAACTGGCCCGCAAGAGCGGCGCCGTATTCGCCAAGCTCAAAGAACTCACCGAGTAA
- a CDS encoding MBL fold metallo-hydrolase, which translates to MKITFLGTGTSVGVPVISCHCEVCTSNDPRDTRLRSSIHVEAQDGTCWIVDCGPDLRTQCLRAGIEHLDAVLISHAHTDHVMGFDDLRPFSWRKDDGLPIYATHDSLVTLRQSFGFAFDNAIRQKGYFHPNPMCLTGPFHLGTTRVTPLPVIHGNVDTIGYLFETEAGKRIAYMSDVKTVPAESREQLGSLDLLVIDALRPAPHPTHMCIDEALAFSERIGSPRTLLTHLTHDIRFRDLEPSLPNHVEIAYDMLEVVI; encoded by the coding sequence ATGAAAATCACTTTTCTAGGGACGGGAACATCTGTCGGTGTGCCCGTCATCAGTTGCCACTGCGAAGTCTGCACCTCCAATGACCCGCGCGATACCCGCCTGCGCTCGTCCATCCACGTCGAGGCCCAAGACGGCACCTGCTGGATCGTCGACTGCGGCCCGGACCTGCGCACCCAATGCCTCCGCGCCGGAATCGAACACCTGGACGCCGTACTCATCTCCCATGCCCACACCGACCACGTCATGGGCTTCGATGACCTGCGCCCATTCTCGTGGCGCAAGGATGACGGGCTCCCCATCTATGCCACCCACGACTCACTGGTCACGCTGCGCCAGTCGTTCGGCTTCGCATTCGACAACGCCATCCGCCAAAAGGGCTACTTCCACCCCAACCCGATGTGCCTCACAGGGCCATTCCACCTCGGTACCACCCGGGTCACTCCTCTGCCCGTCATCCACGGCAACGTCGACACCATCGGCTACCTTTTTGAAACAGAAGCAGGCAAGCGCATCGCCTACATGAGCGACGTCAAGACCGTGCCCGCTGAATCCCGCGAGCAACTGGGATCCCTCGACTTGCTCGTCATCGACGCACTGCGCCCCGCCCCGCACCCGACCCACATGTGCATCGACGAAGCGCTTGCGTTTTCGGAACGGATCGGTTCTCCTCGCACCCTGCTGACCCACCTCACCCACGACATCCGGTTCCGCGACCTGGAGCCCTCGCTCCCCAACCACGTGGAGATTGCCTATGACATGCTGGAAGTCGTGATTTGA
- the recN gene encoding DNA repair protein RecN, with protein sequence MLTTLRIQNLALVEELVWELSPGMVSVTGETGAGKSVIVGALNLVLGERADRSLVRSGEDKCVVEAVFQLPDTRKIDAILEESGGVACEDGQLLLRRVVSLGGANKQFVNCSPVTLQVMKAIGEYLIDLHGPHDHQSLLSRDHQRHLLDAFGAGVDLHAEYRLAWKTWQDAHNRWKQLRDSERASEQEVDLLEHQIKEIEAASLDDLDEEQMLDRYRRGTNAVRLIELSGLIGDAVDGDDGVVARLGDVQRAARELERLDPSAAELFSGLDSAVIELGELSSGLADYRDEVEIDPQEIAQLEQRVDVIESLKRKYGDTIDEVKSFYERASERLHSIQNRGDELERLEQEANRAEQSVREIGRKLSEVRAKAAPKLAVEIEANLKDLGFKQSRFAVDVEALDTPGPHGLDAVEFQFMPNPGEPAKPLRLIGSSGEISRVMLAVKSALAEQDQVALLVFDEIDANVGGEVAHAVGRKMQTIAAKRQLITITHLPQVAACGGQHFVVDKVVEDDRTYSKLREVSGDERVGEIARMLGGSTSESGRQHAKALLVG encoded by the coding sequence ATGCTCACCACACTGCGAATTCAGAACCTGGCCCTGGTCGAAGAATTGGTTTGGGAGTTGTCGCCGGGGATGGTGTCGGTCACAGGTGAGACCGGGGCGGGCAAGTCGGTGATTGTGGGGGCGTTGAACCTGGTGCTCGGCGAGCGAGCCGACCGATCGCTGGTGCGGAGTGGTGAGGACAAGTGTGTGGTGGAAGCGGTTTTCCAACTGCCGGACACTCGCAAGATCGATGCGATTTTGGAGGAGTCGGGCGGCGTGGCCTGTGAGGACGGTCAGCTTTTACTGCGCCGCGTCGTGAGTTTGGGGGGCGCTAACAAACAATTCGTGAACTGCTCGCCAGTGACTTTGCAGGTGATGAAGGCGATTGGTGAGTACTTGATCGACCTGCACGGGCCGCATGACCATCAGTCTTTGTTGTCGCGCGATCATCAACGCCATCTTCTCGATGCATTTGGCGCCGGCGTGGATTTGCACGCGGAGTACCGCCTCGCATGGAAAACGTGGCAGGACGCCCATAATCGATGGAAGCAGCTCCGTGATAGCGAGAGGGCGTCGGAGCAGGAGGTGGATTTGTTGGAACATCAGATCAAGGAGATCGAGGCGGCATCGCTGGACGATCTCGATGAGGAGCAAATGCTCGACCGCTACCGTCGTGGAACGAATGCGGTGCGCTTGATTGAGCTTTCCGGGTTGATCGGCGATGCGGTGGACGGCGATGACGGCGTGGTGGCGCGGCTTGGCGATGTGCAGCGGGCGGCGCGTGAACTGGAGCGGCTCGACCCCTCGGCGGCTGAGTTGTTCTCAGGGCTGGATTCGGCGGTGATTGAACTGGGTGAACTGAGCAGCGGGTTGGCGGACTACCGGGATGAGGTGGAAATTGACCCGCAGGAGATTGCCCAGTTGGAGCAACGGGTGGATGTGATCGAATCTCTGAAGCGCAAGTACGGCGACACGATCGACGAGGTGAAGTCGTTTTACGAGCGAGCATCCGAGCGGTTGCATTCGATCCAGAACCGGGGCGACGAGCTCGAGCGCTTGGAGCAAGAGGCGAACCGCGCGGAACAGAGTGTGCGCGAGATTGGGCGCAAGCTGTCGGAGGTTCGTGCCAAGGCAGCGCCGAAGCTGGCGGTCGAGATCGAGGCGAATTTGAAGGACCTTGGGTTCAAGCAATCGCGCTTCGCCGTGGACGTGGAGGCTCTCGACACACCGGGGCCTCACGGACTGGATGCGGTGGAGTTTCAATTTATGCCGAACCCAGGCGAGCCCGCGAAACCTTTGCGCTTGATCGGATCCAGCGGTGAGATTTCCCGGGTGATGCTGGCGGTGAAGAGCGCACTCGCCGAGCAGGACCAAGTGGCCTTGTTGGTCTTCGATGAAATCGACGCCAATGTCGGCGGTGAAGTGGCGCATGCGGTGGGACGGAAGATGCAGACCATTGCGGCCAAACGTCAGCTCATTACGATCACGCACTTGCCGCAGGTCGCGGCCTGTGGCGGGCAGCATTTCGTTGTCGACAAGGTGGTGGAAGATGACCGCACATATTCGAAGCTGCGGGAGGTTAGCGGCGACGAGCGCGTGGGTGAGATCGCGCGGATGCTTGGGGGATCGACTTCCGAGTCGGGTCGCCAGCATGCCAAGGCATTGTTGGTTGGGTAA